A stretch of the Acyrthosiphon pisum isolate AL4f unplaced genomic scaffold, pea_aphid_22Mar2018_4r6ur Scaffold_316;HRSCAF=736, whole genome shotgun sequence genome encodes the following:
- the LOC103310968 gene encoding piggyBac transposable element-derived protein 3-like: MLKKPRGTYDHCVTNIRNTDIVAITWKDTKNVNLLSTFAAIEPVTKVSRYDRKMNKRVEVDCPHIIKVYNTHMGGVDLLDGLLGRHKIKMRSRKWYMRLFYHLLDVTIVNSWLLHKRIQNQKLDNNNVLPLMEFREQLAITLCKLGENNTPKRGRPSTDIEIDPKARVQPNRLDSLMLLSIEKDILDTVDISKIATQWFSIKQRRIQF; this comes from the exons ATGCTAAAAAAACCCAGAGGAACATATGATCATTGTGTCACTAATATTAGAAATACAGATATAGTCGCGATTACATGGAAAGAcacgaaaaatgtaaatttattgtcAACTTTTGCTGCTATTGAGCCTGTTACGAAAGTTAGTAGAtatgataggaaaatgaataaAAGAGTTGAAGTGGATTGTCcccatattataaaagtatacaatactCACATGGGAGGTGTCGACTTACTGGATGGATTACTTGGAAGGCACAAAATTAAAATGCGAAGTCGCAAGTGGTATATGCGATTATTTTATCACTTACTAGACGTCACCATCGTAAATTCTTGGCTGTTACACAAACGAatccaaaatcaaaaattagaCAACAATAATGTTTTACCATTAATGGAATTTAGAGAACAACTTGCCATAACTTTGTGTAAACTTGGTGAAAATAATACGCCAAAACGAGGACGCCCATCAACTGATAttgaaatag ACCCAAAAGCCAGAGTTCAACCCAACAGATTAGATTCCCTAATGCTGTTAAGTATTGAAAAAGATATTTTAGATACAGTTGATATAAGTAAAATAGCAACACAGTGGTTCAGTATAAAACAAAggagaattcaattttaa
- the LOC115035005 gene encoding uncharacterized protein LOC115035005: MNSNVEELTASNLVDTPLTPEQSLSQFESTPCLDETFWPLSDDTHTPSHTHTLCTETNDNNSNLDLKGPLVGRRIVDIAFLIKQIQIRHKGPFGCSFTDMEFQSEVIHGFYSIFVFKCKVCCIESKLYSENIQQNQYMLVNKAVVNACQSIDHKALTFRQSRQCGGGYVVDYGYGGGKPSPAATSSSLR, encoded by the exons atgaatagtaatGTCGAAGAGCTAACGGCAAGTAATTTAGTTGACACACCATTGACACCAGAGCAGTCATTGTCTCAATTTGA gaGTACACCTTGCCTAGATGAAACGTTCTGGCCTTTATCAGa tgaCACACACACTCCATCACATACACATACGTTATGTACAGAaaccaatgataataattcCAATCTTGACTTGAAagg TCCTCTAGTTGGTCGGCGTATTGTAGATATTGCATTTCTCatcaaacaaatacaaataaggCATAAAGGACCATTTGGATGCTCATTTACTGACATGGAATTTCAATCAGAAGTGATACatggcttttattcgatatttgtttttaaatgtaaagtATGTTGTATTGAATCTAAATTATACTCggaaaatattcaacaaaatcaGTACATGTTAGTTAATAAAGCTGTAGTAAATGCTTGTCAGTCCATAG accACAAAGCACTTACGTTCCGTCAATCTCGTCAATGTGGCGGTGGCTACGTCGTTGACTATGGATACGGCGGCGGTAAACCGTCTCCAGCGGCAACGAGTTCTAGCCTTCGCTAA